A DNA window from Micromonospora sp. NBC_01739 contains the following coding sequences:
- a CDS encoding carbohydrate ABC transporter permease, translated as MLGRAPQDTPAGIGTYLFLSVTALFAAFPLYWMFVIATSTDEATSQLPPVVIPGDRFLANLEEVFSLQDVYFAASLVNSVIVATAVTASVLFFCSLAGFAFAKLRFRGSRALMLFVILTLTVPNQLGIVALYIVMGRLGWNGTLLAVIVPGMVTAFGVFYMRQFIVNTVPDELVEAARVDGASTMRIWWTVALPAVRPALVVLGLLTFVATWNDFQWPLITLNGTDYPTSMVAISDLASGNYVIYRRVLAGAFVATVPLLIMLVIGGRQIVRGIMEGAVKS; from the coding sequence ATGCTGGGTCGGGCACCGCAGGACACCCCGGCCGGCATCGGCACCTATCTCTTCCTGTCGGTCACCGCACTGTTCGCGGCCTTCCCGCTGTACTGGATGTTTGTCATCGCCACCAGCACCGACGAGGCCACCTCGCAACTGCCGCCGGTGGTGATCCCCGGGGACCGGTTCCTGGCGAACCTGGAGGAGGTCTTCTCCCTCCAGGACGTCTACTTCGCCGCATCCCTGGTCAACAGCGTCATCGTCGCCACGGCGGTGACCGCCTCGGTGCTGTTCTTCTGCTCGCTGGCCGGCTTCGCCTTCGCCAAGCTGCGGTTCCGGGGCAGCCGGGCCCTGATGCTCTTCGTGATCCTGACCCTGACCGTGCCCAACCAGCTCGGCATCGTCGCGCTCTACATCGTGATGGGCAGGCTAGGTTGGAACGGCACCCTGCTGGCGGTGATCGTGCCCGGCATGGTCACCGCGTTCGGGGTGTTCTACATGCGACAGTTCATCGTCAACACGGTGCCGGACGAGTTGGTCGAGGCCGCTCGGGTGGACGGGGCCAGCACCATGCGGATCTGGTGGACGGTCGCCCTGCCCGCGGTGCGTCCGGCCCTGGTGGTGCTCGGCCTGCTCACCTTCGTCGCCACCTGGAACGACTTCCAATGGCCCCTGATCACCCTCAACGGCACCGACTACCCCACCTCGATGGTGGCCATCTCCGACCTGGCCAGCGGCAACTACGTCATCTACCGGCGGGTGCTGGCCGGCGCGTTCGTGGCAACGGTGCCACTGCTGATCATGCTCGTCATCGGTGGTCGACAGATCGTCCGAGGAATCATGGAAGGCGCGGTGAAATCGTGA
- a CDS encoding carbohydrate ABC transporter permease, with protein MPTTRAAGEPALRRRGAAPDRSMTWRDRLHRFDVRYVPYLLIAPFFLLFLVFGLFPMVFNAVVALRHWRLDQPDLTGWAGTENFRRLFTDGDFGNALYNTFGIFLLSTIPQLLLALVVASMLNRRLRGQTWWRVSALLPYITPITASTLVFNVFFARDLGMANWALGLVGIGTENPIDWRADKLHSWIAIATMVNWKWVGYHALLFLAAMQSIPRDVYEASALDGAGPWRQLWRITVPMIRPVLIFSVVLSTIGGLQLFTEPMLFDLNAQAATGGSGGEWQTVAQLIYRVGWKDLNLGYAAAMSWALFLIILVVAALNTALTNRMSGGRR; from the coding sequence ATGCCCACCACGCGCGCGGCCGGCGAACCGGCCCTCCGCCGCCGAGGGGCGGCCCCCGACCGGTCGATGACCTGGCGGGATCGGCTCCACCGCTTCGACGTGCGTTACGTGCCGTACCTGTTGATCGCGCCGTTCTTCCTGCTCTTCCTCGTCTTCGGGCTGTTCCCGATGGTCTTCAACGCGGTGGTGGCACTGCGGCACTGGCGCCTGGACCAGCCGGACCTGACCGGCTGGGCCGGGACGGAGAACTTCCGCCGGCTGTTCACCGACGGCGACTTCGGCAACGCCCTCTACAACACCTTCGGCATCTTCCTGCTCTCCACCATCCCGCAACTGCTGCTGGCGCTGGTCGTCGCCTCGATGCTGAACCGTCGGCTGCGGGGCCAGACCTGGTGGCGGGTCAGCGCGTTGCTGCCGTACATCACCCCGATCACCGCCTCCACCCTGGTGTTCAACGTCTTCTTCGCCCGTGACCTGGGCATGGCGAACTGGGCGCTCGGGCTGGTCGGGATCGGCACCGAGAATCCGATCGACTGGCGGGCCGACAAGCTGCACTCCTGGATCGCCATCGCCACGATGGTCAACTGGAAGTGGGTCGGCTACCACGCCCTGCTCTTCCTGGCCGCTATGCAGTCCATTCCCCGGGACGTGTACGAGGCCTCGGCCCTGGACGGGGCCGGCCCCTGGCGTCAGCTCTGGCGGATCACCGTGCCGATGATCCGTCCGGTGCTCATCTTCAGCGTGGTGCTCTCCACCATCGGCGGGCTCCAGTTGTTCACCGAGCCGATGCTGTTCGACCTCAACGCACAGGCCGCCACCGGGGGTTCCGGCGGGGAGTGGCAGACCGTGGCCCAGCTGATCTACCGGGTGGGCTGGAAGGACCTCAACCTCGGGTACGCCGCCGCGATGTCCTGGGCGCTGTTCCTCATCATCCTGGTGGTCGCCGCGCTGAACACCGCACTGACCAATCGCATGTCGGGGGGACGCAGGTGA
- a CDS encoding ABC transporter substrate-binding protein: MKRSTPRWLRVAAVALAVGSLVVACSGRSTTGGTGGDGQVTLTINFWGDFGLQELKTRYEAEHSNVRIALNSGEYNAQHEDLQKKLIAGSGAPDIAAIDEGFMVQFRSQADQFVNLLDRGAGKYESNYLPWKWKQSLSADGRTQIALGTDVGGLAMCYRTDLFAAAGLPTDRDQVSALWPTWDDFLTVGQRYVAQTNRKFLDNATNLFNPILGQQPVGFYDSEERLLMAGGPKVAFDYAVKAADLGLSANLTSFQADWDKGFTNGSFAVLTCPAWMLGHIQNTAPGTEGKWDIAAVPGGGGNWGGSFLTVPKQGKNIDEAYKFLEWLIQPEQQIEVFKTVGNLPSQPGLYTDPAIADFKNEFFNSAPVGQIFPKMAEGLTPQYLGRKNGPTRVAVENVINRVQNGTLKSDAAWAEAIKEAEKASR; the protein is encoded by the coding sequence ATGAAGCGGTCTACGCCTCGATGGCTGCGGGTAGCAGCCGTGGCACTGGCGGTCGGCTCCCTCGTCGTAGCCTGCAGCGGACGCAGCACCACCGGTGGCACCGGCGGTGACGGTCAGGTCACCCTGACGATCAACTTCTGGGGCGACTTCGGCCTCCAGGAGCTCAAGACCAGGTACGAGGCCGAGCACTCGAACGTCAGGATCGCCCTCAACTCGGGCGAGTACAACGCCCAGCACGAGGACCTGCAGAAGAAGCTGATCGCCGGTTCCGGTGCGCCCGACATCGCGGCCATCGACGAGGGCTTCATGGTGCAGTTCCGCAGCCAGGCGGACCAGTTCGTCAACCTGCTCGACCGTGGTGCGGGCAAGTACGAGAGCAACTATCTGCCGTGGAAGTGGAAGCAGTCGCTGTCGGCCGACGGCAGGACCCAGATCGCTCTCGGCACCGACGTGGGCGGCCTGGCCATGTGCTACCGCACGGACCTGTTCGCCGCCGCCGGCCTGCCCACCGACCGGGACCAGGTCTCCGCCCTCTGGCCCACCTGGGACGACTTCCTGACGGTGGGCCAGCGCTATGTAGCCCAGACGAACAGGAAGTTCCTCGACAACGCGACGAACCTGTTCAACCCGATCCTCGGCCAGCAGCCGGTCGGCTTCTACGACTCCGAGGAGCGGCTGCTGATGGCGGGCGGCCCGAAGGTCGCCTTCGACTACGCGGTCAAGGCCGCCGACCTGGGCCTGTCGGCCAACCTGACCAGCTTCCAGGCCGACTGGGACAAGGGTTTCACCAACGGCTCCTTCGCGGTGCTCACCTGCCCGGCATGGATGCTCGGTCACATCCAGAACACCGCGCCCGGGACCGAGGGCAAGTGGGACATCGCTGCGGTGCCCGGCGGTGGTGGCAACTGGGGCGGGTCCTTCCTGACCGTCCCCAAGCAGGGAAAGAACATCGATGAGGCGTACAAGTTCCTGGAGTGGCTGATCCAACCCGAACAGCAGATCGAGGTCTTCAAGACGGTAGGCAACCTGCCCTCACAGCCCGGGCTCTACACCGATCCGGCGATCGCCGACTTCAAGAACGAGTTCTTCAACTCGGCGCCGGTCGGGCAGATCTTCCCGAAGATGGCCGAGGGCCTGACGCCGCAGTACCTGGGACGGAAGAACGGACCGACCCGGGTGGCGGTGGAGAACGTGATCAACCGGGTGCAGAACGGCACCCTGAAGTCGGACGCGGCCTGGGCCGAGGCGATCAAGGAAGCCGAGAAGGCCAGCAGGTGA
- a CDS encoding LacI family DNA-binding transcriptional regulator gives MKRPTIADVARRAGVSKGAVSYALNGQPGVSEATRQRILAIAAEIGFSPSSAARALSGATARAIGLILARPAQTLGIEPFFMELISGVEAELSARSYALTLQVVADPQAEIAVYRRWWGERRVDGVLVCDLRTDDQRVPVLEELGLPAVVIGGPSGTGRLASVWADDAAALVETVEYLYALGHRRVARVAGLPDLLHTDIRTRAFTEVCQRLGLAESVVVSTDYTGEEGARVTRRLLSSRVRPTAVIYDNDVMAIAGLSVAQEMGLTVPADLSIVAWDDSPLCRLVHPPLTAVGRDIPAYGAHAARQLLRLIEGAPATDLQDEQAHLSPRGSTGPAA, from the coding sequence GTGAAGCGGCCCACGATCGCGGATGTCGCCCGGCGGGCGGGGGTTTCCAAGGGCGCGGTGTCGTACGCCCTCAACGGCCAGCCCGGGGTCTCCGAGGCGACCCGGCAACGCATCCTCGCCATCGCCGCCGAGATCGGCTTCAGCCCCAGCAGTGCGGCCCGGGCCCTGTCCGGGGCCACCGCCCGGGCCATCGGCCTGATCCTCGCCCGCCCCGCCCAGACCCTCGGCATAGAACCCTTCTTCATGGAGCTGATCAGTGGCGTCGAGGCGGAGTTGTCCGCCCGGTCGTACGCCCTGACCCTCCAGGTGGTCGCCGACCCGCAGGCCGAGATCGCGGTCTACCGCCGGTGGTGGGGTGAGCGGCGGGTCGACGGGGTGCTGGTCTGCGACCTGCGCACCGACGACCAGCGGGTGCCGGTGCTGGAGGAGTTGGGGCTGCCCGCCGTGGTGATCGGGGGGCCGTCCGGCACCGGGCGGCTGGCCAGCGTCTGGGCCGACGACGCCGCGGCCCTCGTGGAGACCGTGGAGTACCTGTACGCCCTGGGGCATCGCCGGGTGGCCCGGGTGGCCGGCCTGCCCGACCTGCTGCACACCGACATCCGCACCCGGGCCTTCACCGAGGTGTGTCAGCGTCTGGGGCTGGCCGAGTCGGTCGTCGTCTCGACGGACTACACCGGGGAGGAAGGGGCCCGGGTGACCCGGCGGTTGCTCAGCTCCCGGGTCCGCCCCACCGCGGTGATCTACGACAACGACGTGATGGCCATCGCCGGGTTGTCCGTGGCCCAGGAGATGGGGTTGACCGTTCCCGCCGATCTGTCCATCGTGGCCTGGGACGACTCTCCACTGTGTCGGCTGGTGCATCCGCCGCTGACCGCGGTGGGCCGGGACATCCCGGCCTACGGGGCACATGCCGCCCGGCAACTCCTTCGGCTCATCGAGGGTGCTCCCGCGACCGACCTGCAGGACGAACAGGCACACCTGAGCCCCCGTGGCAGCACCGGTCCGGCGGCATGA